From the genome of Streptacidiphilus sp. PB12-B1b:
GCCGGTACTCCGGCGGGCGCACCCGGGAAGTCGTCCCGTACTGTCGTTCCATGCCACGCCGCTCCGCGACGATGCTCGCCTCCACGATGCTGCTGATAGCGCTGTTCTGCGCCGCCCTGCTGATCAAGGTGCCCTACTCGGAGATGAGTCCGGGGCCGACGTACAACACCCTCGGAAGCCAGGGCGGGCAGCAGGTGATCACCATCAGCGGCCACAAGACCTACCCGACCAGCGGCAACCTCAACATGGTCACGGTCGAGGTCACCAACGCCGACTACCGGATGAACCTGGTCGAGGCGGTCAGCGGCTGGCTGCAGCACGCGGTGGCGGTCGTCCCCAGCAACACCCTGTACCCCAGCGGCCAGACCGAGCAGCAGTCCGAGCAGCAGAACGCGGAGGAGTTCACCGCCTCCCAGGACAGCGCCAAGGCCGCGGCCCTCGGCGAGCTGCACATCCCGGTGGGCAACGAGGTCATCGTCTCGGCGGTGGTCGAGGGCACCCCGTCGGTGGGCAAGCTGCACGCCGGGGACGCCGTCGTCGCCGTGGACGGCACCAAGGTCACCGACCCGACCCAGGTGGCGACGCTGGTCACCAGGCACCAGCCCGGTCAGGCCGTGGTCTTCACCGTCGTCCCGCCCGGCAAGAGCGCCGGCGACACCCAGCAGGTCACCGTGGTCACGGCGAAGAACCCGTCCACCGGCAAGGCGTACGTGGGCATCGAGCCGGGGACCGAGCACACCTTCCCGTTCGACATCAACATCAACCTGGGCGACGTCGGCGGCCCCAGCGCCGGGCTGATGTTCTCGCTCGGGATCATCGACAAGCTGCAGCCGACCAACCTCACCGACGGCAGGTTCGTGGCCGGGACCGGCACCATCGACGACAACGGCAACGTCGGCCCGATCGGCGGCATCTCCATGAAGATCATCGCGGCCCGCTCGGCCGGGGCGCAGTACTTCTTCACCCCGGCCGCCAACTGCGCCGAGGCGTCCGCGGACACCCCGGCCGGGCTGCGGCTGATCAAGGTCACCACGCTCTCCGGCGCGCTGGCCGACCTCGGCGACGTCCGCTCGGGGAACCTCGCGGCGCTGCCCGGCTGCGGCAAGTGACCGCACGGCCGGGCAGCGGGGGCCCGGCCGGAGCGCGGGACCGGCGGCGAGGCCGGGGCCGGTCCGGCGCCGGGCGGCTCAGGCGAAGGTGGTGAGCAGCGCCTCGGCCAGGCCGGGCACCAGCGCCGGGCCGGTCAGCACCTCGCGGGCGGAGTCCTTCTCGCGCAGCCGCAGCGCGGTCTCGCGGGTGCCGTCGCGCAGCACGGCCACGGTCATCCGGACCTCCTGACGCTCCGGGTGCTTGGCCACCCAGGCCGTCAGCTCCCGCTCGGAGACCCCGCTGGGCACCTTGGCCTCGGCGGTGGGCGGCAGGATCAGCCGCTCCACGACCAGTGCGCAGCCCGCCACCGACTCCGGCCAGGCGATGGTGCCCAGGAAGTCGTCCAGGGCCTTGCCGGCCGGGATCTCCTCCTGCTCGATCGGGGTGAGCTGCCCCTCCGGGCCCGGCTCCAGGCCGAGCTGCCGGGCGATGCCCGGCTCGTTCTTCAGCAGCGCGGCCGTGTCGACGAGGGCGAACAGGCGGGCGGGCTGGTCCCAGCCGAGCCCGGCGGCGTACTCGTCGATCTCGAGGACGGCGCGGGTGATCGGTCGGGCGGCGGGAGGCAGTGCCTCGGCGGCGGTGTCGGACATGCCACCTATCCTCACACGTCCCGCCCGGTCGCCGGCTGCGGGCGATCCCGGTCGTCGGCGGGTGCCCGCTGAACCGGGGCGGTCGGGGGCCTGAACGGCGCGTGCTATGGTTGCAACACAACGACGCGGGGTGGAGCAGCTCGGTAGCTCGCTGGGCTCATAACCCAGAGGTCGCAGGTTCAAATCCTGTCCCCGCTACGCGAAGTCGGAAGGCCCGGTGCAAGCGCACCGGGCCTTCCGCATGTCCGGGGGCGGCCCTCGCGGGGCGGTCGTCGTCCCGGGGCGGTCGTCCCGGGGCGGTCATCTCGGGTCGGCCGTAATGGATTTGCGCTGGTCAATCCGGTCAGGGTACGGTTACACCACAACGACGCGGGGTGGAGCAGCTCGGTAGCTCGCTGGGCTCATAACCCAGAGGTCGCAGGTTCAAATCCTGTCCCCGCTACTCGGAGTCGGAGGGCCCGGTGCAAGCGCACCGGGCCTTCCGCTTGTCCGGCAAGGGGGGCGGAAGTGGCTGGTCAGAGTGGTCGGATGGTTCGGTTGTCACTTCAATCGCCCATTCCGGTAGTGAATCTGACGGGACGTCTAACCTGTTCCCGGACAGGGAAGATGGGCTGATGGTGCGGCTGCCGCCGGTGCGACGGCGTCAGAAGCCAGCCCGGACAGCCGTGTTGCGAGGTTGATGTGTCGCAAAATCGACAAAGCGCTGAAGTAACCTTTTCCTCTGGGGTATACCAGGAGTGCGCGGGTTGCGGGTGGTGCGACGATGAGCCCCATGGGGGACGGTGCGAGGCCGGACAGCGGCCATGAGCTCCGGTGCGCGCCAGGGATGCCCAAAGACCCGGCGGACGCAGGAGTCGACATGTCGGTGATCTCGGGAGCAGGTCCAGGAGTCGATCAGGACGACCCGCAGTGGGCGGGTCGACTGCCGCTTCAGCGTGCGCGCACGGGGTCGGCGGACGACGTCGACGCCGACCTCGACGCGACGATCGAGATGAGCGAGGCCGAGAAGGCGCGGTACGCCGCCGCCCTCGGCGAGTTCCACCCGCCCGCGGCCTCCGACGAACCCCACGACCCGGACGACCTCGACCAGTTCGTGGACACCGTCGAGCTGGCCCAGGCCCGCCGCCCCGGCGCCGACCGGCTCTCCGCCGGACCGGACCACGACCGCGGCCCGGTCCGCGATCCGCGGCTGGGCCCGGACGGCGGGCAGGGCGCCGACGAGGACGCCCCCGGCTCCGCCGAGGACGGCGGCGAGCCCCGCTTCCGCACCCTCGAATCCGCCCTGGCCGCCCGCGAGGAGGCGGCGCTGGAGGAGCGCTGCCGCGCCGCCGCCGAGGAGGACCCGGAGGCCGCCAGCCTGCTCGGCGCCATGCTGCTGCGCCGGGGCGAGCTGGACGAGGCCGAGGTGCACCTGCGCCGGGCCGCCGCCGCCGGGCTCCGCGCCGGGGCCAACAACCTGGGCGTGCTGCTGCACCAGCGCGGCCGCCGGGACGAGGCCGCCGAGTGGTGGCGCGAGGCCGCGGTCGCCGGGAGCGCGCCCGCCGCGCACGCCCTCGGCCTGTACCTGCGCGACCGGGGCGACGAGCCGGGCGCCGAGTACTGGCTGCGCCAAGCGGCCGAGCAGGGCCACACCGGCGGTGCCTACGCCTACGCCGACCTGCTGGAGCACCAGCGCGAGGCCGGACAGGCCGAGAAGTGGTTCCGGGCCGCCGCCGACGCCGGGCACCGCGAGGCGGCCTACCGCCTCGGCCGGCTGCTGGAGGCCGGCGGCGACCCGGCCGAGGCCGAGCCGTGGCTGCGCCAGGCCGCCGCGCGCGGCCACGCGGGCGCGGCGCTGCGGCTGGGCGTCCGGCTGGAGCGGCGCGGCGAGCGCGACGAGGCCGCCCGCTGGTACCGGCAGTCTGCGCAAGGCGGCGAGCCCCGTGCCGCCTGCGCCCTGGGCTTCCTGCTGCGCGACGGCGGGGACGAGGTAGGCGCGGCCGACTGGTGGCGCGAGGCCGCCGACGCCGGGGACGGCAACGCCGCCAACGCGCTCGGCGCCCTGCACGCCTCCTGGGGCGAGCCGGGCATGGCCGAGCAGTGGTACCGCACCGCGCTCGCGGCCGGGGACCACAACGGCGCCTTCAACCTGGGCCTGCTCTGCGCCGCCGACGGCCGCGAGGCGCAGGCCGAGCAGTGGTACCGGCAGGCCGCGTACGCGGGCCACCGGGACGCCAGCAACGCCCTCGCGGTGATGCTGTTCCAGCGCGGCGACACCCCCGGTGCCGAGCCCTGGTTCTCCAAGGCCGCCGAGGCCGGGAGCGTGGACGCCGCCTTCAACCTGGGCATCCTCTACGCCGGGCGCGGCGACCAGCACGACGCCCAGGAGTGGTACGCCCGGGCGGCCGCGGGTGGCCACGCCGAGGCCGCGCTGCAACTGGCCGTCGCCAAGGAGCGGCGCGGGGACCTCACCTCGGCCGCCGTGCGCTACCGGCAGGCCGCCGAGGCCGGGTCGAGCGAGGCGGCGTTCCGGCTGGCGGTGCTGCTGGAGCGGGCCGCCGAGGACCGCTTCGAGGGCGAGGTCGAGCGCTGGTACGCGGCAGCCGCCGAGGCCGGACACAACCGCGCCCAGGTACGGGTGGGCGTCCGCGCGGCCGAGCGCGGCGACACCGGCACCGCCGAGCACTGGTACCGCCGGGCGGCGGAGGGCGGCAGCCGCAGCGCGGCCTTCAACCTGGGGCTGCTGCTGGCCCGGGAGGGCAGCGAGGCCGAGGCCATGCTCTGGTACACCCGCGCGGCGGACGACGGCCACGGCCGGGCGGCGCTGCGGCTGGGCCTGATCGCGGCCCGGCGCGGGGATCTGGTGCAGGCGCGGGACTGGTGCACCCGCGCCGCCGAGGACGGCCCGCAGGACGTCGCGGAGCGGGCCGGGCGGCTGCTGGAGGCACTGCGGGCGGACCTCAGCGCCTGACCGGCGGGGGCGCTCACCGGGGACGGCGTCGCGCAGTGGGCCGAACGGGGTGAGCCGCGGTCAGGCCCGGGCTGCCGCGCAGTCCGGGCAGATGCCGCGGTAGGTGACCTCGACGTCGGCGATGGCGAAGCCGAAGCGCTCGGTGTCCGGCAGCGCCGCGATCGGGTCGCCGCTGGGGTGGACGTCGCGGATCGCGCCGCAGCTGGAGCAGACCAGGTGCTGGTGCGCGTGGTGGGCGTTGGGGTCGTAGCGCTTGGCGCGCCCGTCCGTGCTGACCTCCAACACCTCGCCCAGGCTGACGAGTTCGCCCAGGGTGTTGT
Proteins encoded in this window:
- a CDS encoding PPA1309 family protein, giving the protein MSDTAAEALPPAARPITRAVLEIDEYAAGLGWDQPARLFALVDTAALLKNEPGIARQLGLEPGPEGQLTPIEQEEIPAGKALDDFLGTIAWPESVAGCALVVERLILPPTAEAKVPSGVSERELTAWVAKHPERQEVRMTVAVLRDGTRETALRLREKDSAREVLTGPALVPGLAEALLTTFA
- a CDS encoding Fur family transcriptional regulator; translation: MSDLLERLRERGWRLTAQRRVVAQVLDGDHVHYTADEVHARAVSLLPEISRATVYNTLGELVSLGEVLEVSTDGRAKRYDPNAHHAHQHLVCSSCGAIRDVHPSGDPIAALPDTERFGFAIADVEVTYRGICPDCAAARA
- a CDS encoding PDZ domain-containing protein, yielding MPRRSATMLASTMLLIALFCAALLIKVPYSEMSPGPTYNTLGSQGGQQVITISGHKTYPTSGNLNMVTVEVTNADYRMNLVEAVSGWLQHAVAVVPSNTLYPSGQTEQQSEQQNAEEFTASQDSAKAAALGELHIPVGNEVIVSAVVEGTPSVGKLHAGDAVVAVDGTKVTDPTQVATLVTRHQPGQAVVFTVVPPGKSAGDTQQVTVVTAKNPSTGKAYVGIEPGTEHTFPFDININLGDVGGPSAGLMFSLGIIDKLQPTNLTDGRFVAGTGTIDDNGNVGPIGGISMKIIAARSAGAQYFFTPAANCAEASADTPAGLRLIKVTTLSGALADLGDVRSGNLAALPGCGK
- a CDS encoding tetratricopeptide repeat protein; the protein is MSVISGAGPGVDQDDPQWAGRLPLQRARTGSADDVDADLDATIEMSEAEKARYAAALGEFHPPAASDEPHDPDDLDQFVDTVELAQARRPGADRLSAGPDHDRGPVRDPRLGPDGGQGADEDAPGSAEDGGEPRFRTLESALAAREEAALEERCRAAAEEDPEAASLLGAMLLRRGELDEAEVHLRRAAAAGLRAGANNLGVLLHQRGRRDEAAEWWREAAVAGSAPAAHALGLYLRDRGDEPGAEYWLRQAAEQGHTGGAYAYADLLEHQREAGQAEKWFRAAADAGHREAAYRLGRLLEAGGDPAEAEPWLRQAAARGHAGAALRLGVRLERRGERDEAARWYRQSAQGGEPRAACALGFLLRDGGDEVGAADWWREAADAGDGNAANALGALHASWGEPGMAEQWYRTALAAGDHNGAFNLGLLCAADGREAQAEQWYRQAAYAGHRDASNALAVMLFQRGDTPGAEPWFSKAAEAGSVDAAFNLGILYAGRGDQHDAQEWYARAAAGGHAEAALQLAVAKERRGDLTSAAVRYRQAAEAGSSEAAFRLAVLLERAAEDRFEGEVERWYAAAAEAGHNRAQVRVGVRAAERGDTGTAEHWYRRAAEGGSRSAAFNLGLLLAREGSEAEAMLWYTRAADDGHGRAALRLGLIAARRGDLVQARDWCTRAAEDGPQDVAERAGRLLEALRADLSA